In Bacteroidia bacterium, a single genomic region encodes these proteins:
- a CDS encoding class I SAM-dependent methyltransferase, producing the protein MFNIEKLGQVFTPSHVVSKMLQLRRNFGSVLEPAAGNGAFFNQIPGCVGIEIDPAIAQEGMLCMDFFDYPISNKFDTIIGNPPYVRFQDILPETKKKLSMKLFDERSNLYLFFIEKCIHHLNKRGELIFITPRDFLKATSSIKLNKFLYESGTITDIIDLGDTKIFDGFSPNCLIWRFEKDNFSRKTNVYQNFTFCNGQLLFTSNNYTIPFKSIFFVKVGAVSGADEIFTNQQYGNMDFVCSTTFKTGKTKRMIFNTFHQCLLPYKQKLISRKIKKFDETNWWAWGRKHFISCRKRIYVNCKTRHKKPFFTHSCINYDGSILAIFPHNSKADIETLKELLNQVDWEELGFVCDGRYIFSQRSLENCMLPSVFEDYVVLQESLFSHVEV; encoded by the coding sequence ATGTTTAACATAGAAAAATTAGGGCAAGTTTTTACGCCTTCACATGTTGTTTCCAAGATGCTTCAATTACGCCGAAACTTCGGTTCGGTATTAGAACCTGCGGCAGGAAACGGCGCATTTTTCAACCAAATACCAGGTTGTGTAGGTATAGAAATAGATCCCGCGATTGCACAGGAAGGTATGCTTTGCATGGACTTTTTTGATTATCCTATCTCTAACAAGTTTGACACTATTATTGGTAACCCCCCTTACGTAAGGTTTCAAGATATATTGCCTGAAACTAAAAAGAAACTTTCCATGAAACTTTTTGATGAAAGAAGTAATTTGTACTTGTTCTTTATTGAGAAATGTATTCATCATCTCAATAAAAGGGGCGAACTTATTTTTATTACTCCCCGTGATTTTTTGAAGGCAACTTCAAGCATTAAACTTAACAAATTCCTCTACGAAAGTGGCACAATTACTGACATAATTGACTTAGGCGATACCAAGATATTTGACGGATTTAGCCCCAATTGCCTTATTTGGCGTTTTGAAAAGGATAATTTTTCAAGAAAAACGAATGTTTATCAAAATTTTACGTTTTGCAATGGGCAGCTCCTATTTACAAGTAACAATTATACAATTCCTTTCAAAAGTATATTTTTTGTAAAAGTAGGTGCCGTAAGTGGTGCAGATGAAATTTTTACCAATCAGCAGTATGGAAATATGGATTTTGTCTGTTCCACTACTTTTAAGACAGGTAAAACCAAAAGAATGATTTTTAATACTTTTCATCAATGTCTTTTGCCCTACAAGCAAAAGCTGATAAGCAGAAAAATCAAAAAATTTGATGAAACAAATTGGTGGGCGTGGGGCAGAAAGCACTTTATTTCATGTAGAAAGAGGATTTATGTCAATTGTAAAACGCGCCACAAGAAGCCCTTTTTTACGCATTCCTGCATAAACTATGATGGTTCTATTTTAGCGATATTTCCGCACAATTCTAAAGCTGATATTGAAACACTAAAAGAGTTGCTCAATCAAGTGGATTGGGAAGAGTTGGGTTTTGTATGTGATGGAAGGTATATTTTTTCACAAAGAAGTTTAGAAAATTGTATGTTGCCCAGTGTTTTCGAGGATTATGTGGTTTTGCAAGAGAGTTTATTTAGTCATGTAGAAGTTTAG